CAATTTTTTGGCGTTATCGCGATGCCTGATGAACTTCAGGAACTTGCAAGAAACAACGTGCCTGTGCGCGCTCTTTCTGACCTTAATTCACTATGGAAGAAGGACGAGCAGGCAGCTCGCAGATTTGTTTCTGAAACTCCGCCGGAAGAAATCAATCGCGTCACAGTGGCCGGCTTGCGAGCGGAGGTCGAGGCGGGGCAGGGGGTGCCGCCGTCAGATGCGCCGCCTCAGGAAGCTCCTGCCGAGGACAAAAAGCCCAACCTCGCAGCTGGGCTGTCTGCCCTGTCCGGTGGAAATCCGCAGAGCGATGCTCAGGGCGGAAAGCGGTCGTCAAACGGCCAAGTTGCAATCCTGTGCCAGCAAGGCGATCAGATTGGCCGGATCTTGACCGACCGAAAGGCGAAGTCGAACAAAGCTCTGATGGTGAGCTTTGAAAACGGCGAACGTATTGAAGAGGTAGCTCTGACAGATATTGTGCTGTTCGAGGTGATCGAGCTTTGAGGTGAGAAAATGGCCGCTCTACGATTTATGACTTGGAATGCCCTCTTGTTGATCCGGCGACCGTTTCAGTTCGTCGTGCGCGTTTTCATGTTCATTTCGCTAGGAGCAGCAGTTGTGAGTGTCGTCGTGATCTTTACCGGCACAGGGAACGAACAGATTGATGCCGACGCGCCGATTTGGGCGCGCGTCGCGGCGTCCGCCATCATGGTTGCCAGCTATTTTGCGTGGAGCGGGATATCTTACTTGTTCGATAGCGCTCTGTTCAAGCTGACCCCAGAGGGACGAACACTTACCCTGTTCAACTGACCTGGTTGCTGATTGATGATGGGGGCGCGCTAGAAATAGCCGCCCCTTTTCTTTTGCGGGTGTCCGCGGCTGACCAGGTGCGCGCCTGCAGCCAATCACCTTCTTGAAATATCCTCGGGGGAGCGCGCGAAGTGCGCCGGGGGCAGACAGCCCCCGCAGCCGCCCAGGGCGGCTTTCGATGCCTGACCTTCCCACAAGTCGGCTCGCTTCCCTTCGCTTTGTGTGGGCGCGGTCAGCTCGCCGCCTGCAAGGCCCGCCCCCGGCCCCGTTCGGGAGCGGTCTGGAAAGCTCCGGCATCGAGGACGCGCGGATCACGGTTTCAGATAGGGCGGTTTCTCAGCCCGTCACCTTCGCAAAATATCCTCGGGGTCCGGGGCAGACAGCCCCGCCGCATTCTTGAATGCGGGCGCGAAGCGCAAGGGGCGAGAATCTCAAAACGTTGTCCCGGACAACACAAACGGTTGAAAGAAGGACTAATGCAGGATAGGCTAAGCGCCAGCATTGTAATACATATTGATCATGTCTCAGAAGTCCGAACTTGTCAGCGCCCGTGTTTCCCCCGACAGCAAAGCCCGCTTCGGGGCGATTGCTGCCGAGCACGGCTTGTCACCTTCTGAGTTTCTTCGACAATTGGTTGAGACAGTTTCCGGAGACGCTGAGGTTCCCAGCAGTAAGCCGAGCCAGGCGCGCAGGGAGGGTAAGCTGACCGTCCGGCTTGAAGCGAGTGTTCGTGCGAAGATCGAGCGAGAGGCCAAGGATCAGGGGGTTCCTCCTTCAA
The sequence above is a segment of the Leisingera sp. M658 genome. Coding sequences within it:
- a CDS encoding ParB/RepB/Spo0J family partition protein, with the protein product MARNMTSTLDKLRAAGKLEGLQSQKPVGGGEPLTIDIDLIEPDPEQPRRHFDPDKLASLSANISIRGVLQPITVQPKSQDGRYIIIMGERRWRAARMAGLSSVPVLIREATADLRAIQLTENIQRDDLTTMEIALAVEQMRKDGMKRSQIAEDLGWGQAQVSQFFGVIAMPDELQELARNNVPVRALSDLNSLWKKDEQAARRFVSETPPEEINRVTVAGLRAEVEAGQGVPPSDAPPQEAPAEDKKPNLAAGLSALSGGNPQSDAQGGKRSSNGQVAILCQQGDQIGRILTDRKAKSNKALMVSFENGERIEEVALTDIVLFEVIEL